In Pocillopora verrucosa isolate sample1 chromosome 13, ASM3666991v2, whole genome shotgun sequence, one genomic interval encodes:
- the LOC131798594 gene encoding zinc finger MYM-type protein 1-like: protein MTQIEPLQNALGTIQALHNFLDASPKRHALFSDTEVQGEDLKLTLKSLSAMRWSCRWEAVKAVYGQIERIVKALLTLSADKDPKTYSKSRALLTAICDLEFIFGLCLLKVILSNTSSLCRYLQGKTVDVISARRNADMTIQTLRQCRNEESFNSVWQLASAMGLKIKKWLTNSEFELREARAPRQTPSLRLQALVGERQTQLTPESHHCINTYYASIDKVLSVLELRFSRNDQDILFALGNICHSETPDKESFSRIAKFYNIDGEILEAEQKMYASFRHVRGLGYTTVSEMLETMRENDLFDRFPEFSSVVHILAVIPATSCSAERSFSELRRLKTYLRSTMGQQRVSNIALINIERAYANSVVNNDMDRIIDIFGRRNGRDSYFF, encoded by the coding sequence ATGACACAGATTGAACCACTGCAAAACGCTTTGGGGACTATCCAGGCTCTGCACAACTTTTTAGATGCGAGTCCCAAACGACACGCCCTGTTTAGTGACACAGAAGTACAAGGCGAGGATCTGAAACTGACGCTGAAGTCATTGAGTGCCATGCGATGGTCATGCCGGTGGGAAGCCGTAAAAGCCGTATACGGGCAAATAGAACGTATTGTAAAAGCCCTGCTCACGCTGTCTGCAGACAAAGATCCGAAAACCTACTCTAAGAGCAGAGCCTTGTTGACCGCCATTTGTGACTTGGAGTTTATCTTCGGACTGTGTTTGCTGAAAGTAATCCTGAGCAACACCAGTAGTTTGTGTCGATATCTTCAGGGGAAGACGGTTGACGTCATCTCCGCTCGTAGAAATGCCGACATGACCATTCAGACCCTACGCCAGTGTCGGAATGAAGAAAGTTTCAACAGCGTATGGCAGTTAGCATCAGCAATGGGTCTGAAAATTAAGAAGTGGCTGACCAATTCTGAGTTTGAATTACGAGAGGCCAGGGCACCCAGACAGACGCCATCGCTCCGCCTTCAAGCCCTTGTAGGTGAACGACAAACGCAGCTGACACCGGAATCGCACCACTGTATTAACACCTACTATGCTTCCATCGACAAGGTGCTGTCCGTGCTTGAGCTCAGGTTTAGCAGAAATGACCAGGATATCCTCTTTGCTTTGGGAAATATCTGCCACAGTGAAACACCTGATAAAGAAAGCTTCTCCCGCATTGCTAAGTTTTACAACATCGACGGCGAGATTCTGGAAGCCGAGCAGAAAATGTACGCGAGTTTTCGTCATGTACGCGGATTGGGCTACACGACTGTTTCAGAAATGCTAGAGACAATGCGTGAGAATGATCTATTCGATAGGTTTCCAGAGTTTTCCAGTGTGGTGCATATCCTTGCAGTGATACCTGCTACATCGTGTTCAGCAGAGCGATCATTCAGTGAGTTGCGCAGATTGAAAACTTACCTCCGCAGCACCATGGGGCAACAACGTGTCAGTAACATTGCACTTATCAACATTGAAAGGGCGTATGCCAACTCTGTAGTCAACAATGACATGGATCGTATCATTGATATCTTCGGTCGTCGAAATGGCAGAgacagttatttcttttaa
- the LOC131776744 gene encoding extracellular calcium-sensing receptor-like, protein MSIRWIHQQVNGEKTSIAMGSLHYQLFLFFCFYVAVQAPYREGDVMLGGLFSVYQPPDNPGSQCGEINLRILGRMQAMIFAIERINNDTSLLSNISLGYDVRDYCGNLSKAARLVYKLLTFDTYVNLSQNATRKKAIISLIGPSESSTALFIAGFLRMLNVSSISGSTSSAELSSLTYDHLFRTLPSDTFLAKAMVDLVTHFNWSYVAVVGLDDSYGRNGVWAVVSESASRKSSFCIALTEFVRHESLNPSISNTVRKLKQMDNVKVVILWLYENYQLKFLAEVKRQNLTGRVWILSDVYLTSTLLIEGILESSLGFALHAFSDSGFKEYLNDILVKERDSRSYPEWNYSRSEIRKFFNSKKCVHRQIEQCSNDLIYNAYVPYFIDAVYAVAHALDIFYRNFSCNETKDRRKLQIVHSSDVQKILGRVSFDGLTGKIEFDRFGDRGSAYYDILSFEKVPNGDVESVKMVRIGEWNNSKRNETPLIFHEAPHWTTTSGRPPKSECSEQCPPGTRKSFTSPCCWQCLPCLGETISPSAGSESCSECPIGTMSNQAKTECDTLPSANISYGSASGILILTFATIGVVVALLCLAALYKFWNSPIVKASNRELNLVLLLATLSLLSLAFINVFISTNVICKIIYPLRYLTYNFCLSILLVKVLLISSAFQVPIFTSLEFTSLTNKAQVWIVIASLTPLLSVLLPWMLLDPPFKNEYIHPKLYIFNECKAYSGSLGKSLFLATCFYIFFQMLLSSFCAFKIRNVPENFSEAKRIAFSTYIFLFSLLCYHPVELSLDGWYVTVVDCVTTLLSAYGFLCCLFLPKMFILFFRQEMNDANGIRKEITQFSFGCVRANPAFDSSS, encoded by the coding sequence ATGTCTATCCGCTGGATTCACCAACAAGTAAACGGAGAAAAGACGAGTATTGCTATGGGTTCGTTGCACTatcagttgtttcttttcttctgcttCTATGTTGCTGTTCAGGCTCCATACAGAGAAGGCGATGTCATGTTGGGCGGACTCTTCAGCGTGTACCAGCCGCCAGACAACCCAGGGAGCCAATGTGGAGAGATAAATTTGCGAATACTTGGTCGCATGCAGGCCATGATCTTCGCAATCGAACGAATAAACAACGACACAAGTCTTCTTTCTAACATTTCCCTGGGATATGATGTAAGGGATTACTGTGGAAACCTTTCAAAAGCTGCAAGacttgtttacaaacttttaacttttgataCTTATGTAAATTTAAGCCAAAATGCCACAAGAAAGAAAGCCATCATTTCTTTAATAGGCCCAAGCGAATCGAGCACTGCGCTATTTATTGCTGGATTTCTTCGGATGCTCAATGTTTCGAGCATAAGTGGATCGACTTCTAGTGCTGAACTTAGCTCCCTTACCTATGACCATTTATTTCGAACACTGCCCTCGGATACTTTTCTTGCAAAGGCGATGGTTGACTTGGTTACACACTTCAATTGGAGTTATGTTGCTGTCGTTGGACTAGATGATTCGTATGGACGAAATGGAGTATGGGCAGTCGTTAGCGAAAGTGCGTCAAGAAAAAGCTCGTTCTGCATTGCTTTGACGGAGTTTGTGCGCCACGAAAGTTTGAATCCGAGTATTTCGAACACAGTTAGAAAGCTTAAACAGATGGACAATGTCAAAGTGGTGATCTTATGGTTATACGAAAATTACCAATTGAAGTTTTTGGCAGAGGTTAAGAGGCAAAATCTAACTGGACGTGTGTGGATTTTGAGCGATGTTTATTTAACTTCCACACTGCTAATAGAAGGTATTCTCGAGAGCTCTCTAGGATTCGCACTCCATGCATTCAGCGACTCTGGCTTCAAGGAATATTTAAATGATATATTGGTCAAGGAGAGAGACAGTAGAAGTTATCCTGAATGGAACTACAGTAGAAGTGAAATAAGGAAGTTCTTTAACAGCAAGAAGTGTGTTCATCGCCAAATTGAGCAATGCTCTAACGACTTGATCTACAACGCCTATGTTCCGTACTTCATCGACGCCGTATATGCCGTGGCACATGCACTAGATATTTTCTATCGAAATTTTAGCTGTAACGAGACCAAAGATCGGAGGAAATTGCAGATAGTCCATAGTTCTGACGTGCAGAAGATTCTTGGCAGAGTCAGTTTTGACGGACTAACTGGAAAAATCGAGTTCGATCGATTTGGTGACAGGGGTTCGGCGTATTATGACATTTTAAGCTTTGAAAAAGTACCTAATGGAGATGTCGAGAGCGTAAAAATGGTGCGAATAGGAGAATGGAACAATTCAAAGAGGAACGAAACTCCCCTGATATTTCATGAAGCCCCGCATTGGACAACTACATCTGGTCGCCCTCCGAAATCTGAATGCTCGGAACAGTGTCCTCCTGGAACAAGGAAATCTTTTACCTCTCCTTGTTGTTGGCAGTGCCTTCCGTGTCTTGGTGAAACCATCAGTCCATCTGCTGGTTCTGAAAGCTGCAGTGAATGCCCCATCGGAACAATGTCCAACCAGGCTAAAACAGAGTGTGACACTTTACCCTCCGCCAACATAAGTTATGGTAGTGCGAGTGGAATTTTAATTCTTACCTTTGCAACGATCGGTGTAGTTGTTGCATTGCTTTGTCTGGCTGCCCTCTATAAATTCTGGAATAGTCCCATTGTCAAGGCTTCCAATCGAGAACTAAACCTTGTTCTTTTACTTGCGACTCTGTCCTTATTGTCTTTAGCATTCATAAATGTCTTTATATCCACGAATGTAATTTGTAAGATCATTTACCCGTTACGTTATCTGACCTATAACTTCTGTCTCTCCATCTTATTGGTTAAGGTGTTGCTTATTTCCAGTGCTTTTCAGGTTCCCATTTTTACCAGTTTGGAATTCACATCTCTTACAAACAAAGCACAAGTTTGGATCGTTATAGCATCTCTAACTCCACTGTTGTCGGTGTTGCTGCCGTGGATGCTATTGGATCCaccttttaaaaatgaatacatCCATCCTAAACTTTACATCTTTAACGAATGCAAGGCATACTCCGGTTCACTTGGAAAATCTCTTTTCTTAGCAACATGCttttatattttcttccaaATGCTTCTGTCGTCGTTCTGTGCCTTTAAGATTAGGAACGTTCCTGAAAATTTCAGCGAGGCCAAACGAATCGCTTTTTCCACCTACATATTTTTGTTCTCGTTGCTTTGTTATCACCCGGTAGAATTGTCCTTGGATGGATGGTATGTAACCGTTGTGGACTGTGTAACAACTCTGTTGAGCGCGTATGGCTTcctttgttgtctttttttgccCAAAATGTTTATTCTGTTCTTCAGGCAGGAGATGAACGATGCGAATGGCATCAGAAAAGAAATCACTCAATTCTCGTTTGGTTGTGTACGCGCAAATCCTGCTTTTGATAGTTCTTCTTAG